The Amycolatopsis methanolica 239 nucleotide sequence CAGGGCGACAGCCGGACGGGGGTGTCGCCGAGGCGGGTTTCCCGGGGTTCCGGCGATGTTTGCGCTGGTGGACGCTAGGAGCTAGCTCGCAGCTCAGGAAGGGTGTGGGGCGCTAGCGGGGATGCTAGATCTAGCATCGGGTGACGCTAGCGAGCCGGAACCCGCTAGCACCCCACGCCGATTACTCTCCGTTGCTCTTGGTGCGGTGGCGGTCGGCCGCGGCGAGCACGGCGGCGCGTTCGACACCGCGCCGGTTGGCGGTCTTGCCGTCCTCGGTGCGGCCGTAGACCTGGAGGGTGTCCACGCCGAAGGGCTTGAGCGCGGAGGCGAGCTGGTTGGCCTTCGCCCGCCCGTCCAGCTCGGCCCACGACCCGTAGACCTCCGGGCGCAGCTCGGCGAGCCGGTCGACCAGGGTTTCCGACCACACCTTCTGCTCCCCGGCGCGGATCACCGACGCGGTGTCGGCGATGACCGAATAGGACGGACGCGCGGCCTCGTCGGCGACGACTTCGCCGGCGGCGTGTCCAGTGATGGTGCCGTGCCCTTCGCGCAGGGCGCGGGCGCGGTCCACGATCTTCTCGGCGGCCGGGCCGTCGATGTAGTAGCCGCGCACGATCTGCGGGTCGTCGCTGGCGCCGACCAGGTAGCCGATGCCCTTGTCCTTCGCCCCGAACGTGGTGGCCCGGATGCCGTTCTTGTACGACGAGGTGCCCAGCACCATGTCGTTCTCCAACTGGCCCATGACCCGCAGGCAGAACCGCAGCCCGGCGTTCGCCGAGACACCCGGCGGCAGGGACTGGGCGTCGGGGCGCTGGGTGGCCAGCACGAGGATGATGCCCATTGCCGGGCCGCGCTTGATGATGCCCTCGGCCAGCTTGCGGGCCTCCTCCTTGTAGTCGTCGTGGGAGAACAGTTCCTGGCACTCGTCGATCGCGGCGAAGATCGGGTGCAGCCCGAGCTTGCGGTTGCGCGAGAGCTGCGGGGTGACCTTGTTCTCCGGGCACAGCGCCCGGTTTTCCTTGGCGATGCGGGTGATGGTCTTCGAACGGCGCTCCAGCTCCTTGTACAGCCGGCGCAGGCTGTTCATGGCGCCTTCCAGCGTCTCGTCGTCGGCGCCGGAGCCGTACTCGTGCGCGACCTTCTCGAACATCCCCAGGTCACCGGTGCCCTTGAGCTCCCACAACACCAGCTCCACCCACGGGTCCAGCGCCGCGGCCAGCACCAGCACCCGCAGGGAGAACGTCTTGCCCATGCGCGGCATCGCGCCGATGACCATGTTCGCGAACATCAGGTCCACCCCGACCGGACGGCCGCGCTGGTCGGTGCCGAACGGGACGGACTTGAACAGGTCCGCCTCACCGGACTTCGCCAGCGGCCAGGTCGCGGGCTTGGCCTTGGACATGTCCTGGTCCCCGACCCAGATCACCAGCCGCCCGGCGTGCTCCTCGGACACCGGCTCGGGCCACACGCAGCCCAGCGGGCGGCGCAGCCCGGACGCCAGCTTGTCGCGGCGCTCCATCACGTCGGTCACGGTGACGCCGTGCGGCAGGTCGACCTCGGCGCGCCAGCCCGGCCCGTCTCGGGTGATCGGCGCGGGGAACGTGATGCCCTGCCCCTTCGCTACGGCCTGGTTGATCCCGGAGATGCCCAGCGCGGCCAGGGCGCGGACCACCACGTCGCTGGTCAGCTTCGGCGCCTTCGACGTCACGACGGCGCGCCCGAGGACGGGCTTGTCCGCCGGTGTGCCGACCTTGCCCAGCAGCGCGACCCCGGCGGCGGCCAGCAGCCACGCCAAACCGGTGCTGTAGCTGGCCAGCACGTACACCCCGGCGGCGGCCACGAGCAGGGTCAGGAAGGCCAGCAGGCCGCGCTTGCGGATACGCTCGGCGCGGACCTCGGCGAGCTTGAAGTACTTGTCGTACTCGTTCGCCGTCACCGCCGCCGCGCGCAGCGGCTTGCCCTCCGCGTCGTAGACCCACCGGTGCGTGGCCACAACCACCCGCCACAGCCCGCGGGGCGAGCGCAGCAGCAGGATTCCGGCATAGGCCGGGGTCCGCACCGCGTGGTAGGCGACCGTGTGACCGGTGTAGAAGGCGACCCACTTCACCCGGTCCCGCAGCTCGGCCTTGGACCGCGCCCACGCGGGCAGCAGCGGCCGGATCTTCGCGTCCCGGGTGGTCTCCCACCACGACGCCTTGGCCGGCGTCGGCGGGTCCACGAGCACCGGGTGCCGGACCTGCTCGGCGTCCTCCTCGTCCACGATCTCGGCGTCGATCACGTCCGAACGGGACAGGTCGCGGCGTTCCTGAACGGGGATCTCGTCGGCGTTGCTGGCGCTGTCCGGGCGGGGCGTGAACGGCAGCACCTTGCCGTTCACGGTCTCGTGCTGGTCGGTGTTCACGGGCTCCTGCTCGGGGGTGTTCATGGGGTCCTCACGGTTGGAGTCGTCGCCGGGGCGCGGGTTGGTGGGGATGAACATCAGGCGGCCTCCTCGCGGCGCTGGGCAGCGGACGGGAACGGGGCGGGCTCGGCGGTCGCGGTCACCTCGGCGCGCAGGTCGTCGGCGACGTTCTTGCTGGTCCCCCGGGAGATGTCCGGGCAGACCGTCCGGACCCACGCCGGGGTGATCTCAATGCCCGGCGCCCACGCCGCGCGGACCTCGGCGAGATAGTCGCCCCGCAGCTTGCGGGCTGGCTTGGCCGCGACTTTCGCCTTCCGGGGCGTCCGCTTGACCGGCGCGGGAGCGGGCTGCTGAACGGGCTCCGGGGTGGCGTCCTGAACGGCCTCCTGCGGCTGCCCGGTGAACGCCGGGGCAGCGGCACGGGTGACCGCCTCGGTGAGCCGGTCGCGCAGCACCGGCGCGGTCTCCGCGGCCAGAAACACCAGCACCGGCGGCACCGAGTGCAGCACGACCCCGGCCACGTGCAACTCGGTCCAGGACTGCCACGTGTTCATCACGTAGGTGGCCAGGAACGCGAACCACTTCGTGCGGTGCGGCCACTTCCCGGTTTCGACCTGGTATCGGGCGGTGATCTGCTCGGCGCGCAGCACCGCCACCAGCACCAGCGACACCATCGGGTCCAGCAGCCACGCGGCCAGCCACGGCAGCGACCACATGGCGGCGCCGGCGGCGGCGAAGGTCTGGACGTTGACCATCGTGAACGCCAGTCCGAGGAAGATGCCGACCCACACCAGCGTGTCCACGAAGCCGCGGACCTTCTCCACCCGCAGCGCGATCACGTCCGGGTGGTTGGACAGCGCCCGCACCTCGGCCGCGGTCTCCGCGTCCTGGCGCAGCTTGTCCGCAGTGGACAGAGGCACGAGCTGGGCGTCTTGCGTCGCGGTCATCGCTGCCCCCTCGTGGTAGTCACGATCTCGGTCACCGCGAGCAGCCGCGCCACGGCCGCGCCGGCGAACAGTGACGGCACGATGAGCACGATCAGCAGCGCGGTCGTGTTGGGCCACCAGGTGATGACGGCCCACTGGATGCCGACGATCACCGCGGCCGTGAGCAGCGTCCGCACGGCGTTGCCGGTCATCCGCGTCACCTCGCGGACGCCCTTGCGGGCCTTGAGCGCGGACTTCCGGCCGGACCGCCAGGTCGCGAACAACCCGATCAGCGCGAGTCCGCCGAGGACGTAGAGCACGGTGTGGTTCATCAGGCCACCTCCTTCGCGGTGTCGAGCTCGGCGAACAGGTCGATCTGGTCGGCGGGCTGCCACGCCCCGTCGCGCCACACGGCATCGAGCGCGATGCCTTCCTCAGCACGCAGGACGGGTTCGGTCTTGGACAGCCAAGCGGCGCGCTGGACGGCGGTCAGGTCGCGCCACCGGCGCCCGGTCGTGGTCTCGTAGCGGCGGATGGCGAGGGTCTTGAGCTGGGCGGGTGTGGCGACGGTCCTCATGCGGCCTCACCACCCAGCGCCGCGAACTCGCGGTCCCAGTCAATCCGGTCGGACTCGGTGCCGATCGGTACCAGGGCCTCGGTCTTGGCCAGCGCGTCGACCAGGCTGGCGCGCTTGAACGCGAAATCGGCCACCCCGGTCGGCGAGGACAGGCTGATCCACACCCGCCACGGCACGTCCAGGCACGGGGCGACCAGCACGTCCCCCATTCCCGCGTTGTCGGCGCTGCCGGGCGGGATCGCCAGACCTTCGGCGAGCAGGTCCCGGGCGATGTGCCAGCGCACCCACTGCTCGGCGCCGACCGCGAAGTCCAGCACCACCGCGAACGGGTCATCCGTGCGGTAGCGGAACTTCACCTTCACCGGCACCAGCTCGATCACCTCGCCGGAGCAGTCCTCCAGCTCGGCCCACATCGGCAGGTTCAGGCTCGTGGGCAGCATCAGCGCTCACCCCGCTCGATCTCCGGGGCGAGGGCGGCGAAGCGGCACACCGCTTCGCACACGTCGCCGTAGAGGTCCAGGGCCGCCGCGTAGGTGGCGTCCTGCACCACGTCCTCGGCCTCCATGCTGCCCACGCGCTGCTCGGCGCCCTGCCGGATCAGATTGGCCCAGGTCTCCAGGTGCTCGCGACCGGCTCGCAGCTTGGCCAACACGCGCTCGCGCTCCTGCGCAGCTTGGTCGCGCTCGTTGGTGCCTACCATTGGGTTCCTTCCCGAGTGGTCTTGCGACTGGTTGGGGAGTCCCGGCGCGGCGTGCTTGTTCTTGGCGGAGTGGGCCGCCGTGCCGGGGTCCGTGATCACAAAGCGGGTCATGTTTCTTGCCACCGTTCTCAGGCGAGGACGGACAGGACCAGCGCGACGGCGAGCGCGCCGGCGCCGAGGATGAGCAGGTTCACCGCGTGCTTGACGCGGGTGTGCTTGTCCACCGCGAGCTGACCCAGCAGGCAGACGTCCTGCGCGGCGGCCTCGGCGGCGTAGCTACCGGCCTCCAGCAGCACACTGGGACCGTGCAACGTGGCGTCCAGCCACGAGCCCGGTGTGGGGAACTGCGAGAGCTTCGGCCGGATCGTGGCCAGCAGCACCAGCACCGCACCGAAGATCGGCAGGGCCGACAGCCACAGCGCGGCGAGCGCCGGAACCGGCATCCCGGTCTTGGCCAGCGCCACCACCCCGGCCAGGGCCACCCCGACCACCGACAACAACGTCGTGGCCTTGGTGTCCGCCCGGCGCAACTCGTCCCGAACCTGCTCGTGCGCCCGCAGCACCACCGGCGGCGCGTCCATCCCGAAGGCGTCCATCAGGCGGCCTCCCCCTCGATCAGGTCGGCCACGTCCAGCCGGGCCGGCAGCGACCGCAGCACAGTCGCCTCAGTGCGGCGCAGCTCCCGCCCCGCGCGCCGAGGGTCGGTGAACCGCGGCACCCGAGCCAGCGCCGCAAGCGCGGCGGCCTCTAACTCGGCGTCGATCTCGTCGAGCAGGTCCAGCGCGCCGGCCAACTCGTCGGCATCCGCCGCGCACGCAGCCTGCGCCTGCACCGCGAACACCTCGTCGTAGTCGATGTCCAGACCGTCGAACCTGGCCTCGGCCTGCCGACGGCTGATGTGTGCGGACCTCATCGGGTCTCCCTTCGGAGTTAATGCCTTAACGTGCCTTAGTGCACTACATGGTGCGCGGGCTCGTCAAGGTCGCACATGTGGTGCTTTAGGGTGATGTTGGTTCCGAGGTACCCTCGGTCAGTGCCTATCGATCAGCACGGCGCTCAGCCGCTAAGCACTCAGATCAGGGACGATCTCGCCCGACGCATCCGCGCGGGGGAGTTCAACGTGGGGGAGAAGATTCCGTCGCTTCGGGCGCTCGCCGCGGACTACGGCGTCGCCGAGCTGACGGTGCACGGCGCGATCCGGGAGCTTCAGCACGCGGGCGTTCTGGAGTCCTCCACGGGCCGCGGCACCTTCGTCCGTGCTCTGCCGGACGAGGTTGCCTCGAACGCCGATGCCCTGGAAGCCCTCCGAGCCGAGGTCGCGGACCTCCGGGAGCGAGTCGAGGCCCTGGAGAAGGAGCGCCAGTCGCGCTGACCCGGTGTTCGTGTTCGCTGTCATGACCTAAGAACACCGCAGGAATGGCCGCGCTGGTAGGCGATCCGCAGTCGCGTCCGCGCTATTCCGGAAAGGACTATTCCGGGGCGGCATACGCGCTGGTCAGAGCCTTCCAGCCGTCCGAAAGAATCTGCGACAAATCCGAGTTCGGGGCTTGCCAGCCCAGCTCCTCGCGGATGCGCCGGCTGTCCGCGAGCAGCACGCGCGGCTCGTTCGCGGGCGGGTTCCGCTTGATCCGAACCGGGCGACCGGTGATCTGCTCGGCGGCCGCGAGAACGTCGTTGATGGACGTCTCGCGGCCACTGCCGACGTTGTAGGCGCGCCACTCGCCGGGGGTGCACGCCTCGATGGCGAGGACGAAGGCGTGCGCCATGTCGGCGACGTGCACGAAGTCGCGGACGGCAGTGCCGTCGCCGTTGACGCCCAGCTCCTCGGCGAGTCCGGCCTGGACGGCGAGCACCTTGGGGATCAGACGGGTGAAGTCGCGGTCCGGGTGGCCGTCGACGGCGCCGGCAATGTTGAACGCGCGCAGGCTGATCGCTCCAAGCCGACCAGTCGCCGCGACGTTCGCGGCTGCGAGGTCAGCCGCGGCTTTGGTCGCTCCATACGGGTTCGTCGGCGCGATCGGCGCGTCTTCGCTGATGGGCTGAGTTTCAGGTGTCCCGTAGACGGCGGCTGTGGACGCAAGTACGAGCCTCGCCGGTTCGGGCCGCTTGCGTCCTAGGACTTCGAGCAGATTCAGAGTGCCGAGGACGTTGGTCCGCCAGTACCACAGCGGACCGGCAAAGGACTCCCGGACACGCGTGAGTGCAGCGAGGTGGCATACGCCGTCGACGCTTTGAACGACTGCGCGAAGACTCTCCAGATCGCGCACGTCGCCAATCGCGCTCTCGACCTGCTGACGCGGGAGCCGCCCTCCCTCGCGGATGAAAGCCACGGGCTCATGACCGCGGTCCAGCAGGGCGGCGATGACAGCTTGTCCGAGGAACCCAGCAGCGCCGGTGACCAGTACTCGCACGTGCTCAGCTTGCCAGGAGCGTGTTCCGGTGCTGCCAGGCCAGCTCGATGCAGGCCCGCGAGATCGGCGACAGCGGTTCGGACTTCAGCCGCTCGCGAGACTCCGAGTTGAAGGGGATGCCCACAGTCGGCCGTCCTGCCTCGGTGCTGACGGCCGCGCCTTCCTCGTTGACCTCAACCATGCCGGCGAAGAGCTGGTCGAACACCGGCGCCTCGATCACGGCGACGGTCAGCAGCTCCACCCACAGCGTCAACGGTTCGAGCACCACGGCGCAAGTGAAGACGCGGAAGTCGCCGGCCGCGCGAGCGGTGGCGAACGAGCGGAACGGCTCGTCGTGCTCGTAGTCGATGGGGTCAAGGGCGTTGCCGTCGTGCTCGGGGTTGCCGAGGAACTCTTCGGAGTACTCGCGCTGGATGTTGCGCCACAGGGAGAAGTCGTTGGCCTGGTGCGCGGGAGCGAGGGCCGCGGGCTGGAACACACCGGCCGGGATGACGTGGAACATGCCTCCGGCGACCGCGGTGGCCTTGGCGTCGCGCCGGTGCAGGAACATCCGGTGCCCGTCGATCGGATCGCGCCGGATGGTCAGGGTGTTGATGCTGGGCAGCATCGGGCGGGCGAGCAGGTCGAACGGGTCCTCGATGTGGCGCCGCAGCGGCAGGTGGGCGAGGCTGGGCCGCTTCCGGCCGGCGCGGAGCCAGGCGTCGGCGAACTCGTGCGCCGCGGCCTCGCAGACGTCCAGGACGTCGAAGTAGGTGGTGTAGCTGAACCCGAGGCGGCCCTTGTGGCCGGCCCAGTCGACCTCGGCGAGCCCGTAGCTGACGCGGTTGTCCAGCAGCTTCGGCCGGGCGAGGTCGCGCAGGGCGCGGGAGTAGAGCCGGAAGCGGTCGCCGTCCGCGGCGAGGGGCCGGACGCTCTCGGTCTGGTTGATTCCACCGGTGATGGCGGGCTTGGGCAGGGCCTCGGCGAGCCAGTACAGCTCGATGTCGGACAGCTCGACTGGCGCGGAGGGCAGCCAGCCCGGCTGGGTCAGGACAGTCGTGCCGGGGATGCAGTGGGCCTGCGGGTACAGCTCGGAGGCGAGGTCGCCGAGCCGGGCGCGGTTGGCGTTCAGCTCACGCCGCACGAGCTTCCAGTGCTCCTGGCTCTCGTGGGGCGCGCCGGCCTCGCTGACCTGCCCGGGCTTGGGGATGGCGTCCGCCGAGTGGTCCGGCAGGATGCCGAGCCGTTCCGGCGGGATGTGCAGCTTGGCCGCGATCGAGCGCAGCTCGGCGAGACCGGGCACCAGCTTGCCCTTCTCGACCTTCGACACCCAGGACTGCGTGGTGTTGAGCAGGTCAGCGGCTTCCTGCTGGGTGAGGTTGTGGTGCTGCCGGTACCAGCGGATGACCTCGCCGGCGTCGGAGCCATCTGGGGGAGCGGCGACTGCCTGGGCCACGTGTAACCAGCCTCCATTGTCTGTGGCGTCTTTCACCTGCTGCCTCCGTTCGTGCTCCGACTCCCTCAGTTTGGCAGCTCGCCCTTCGTCGGGCCGTTGAAGGTGGTGACTGCCGTCAAGCGCGCTTCTTTTTCACGATCGGGAAGAAGCTCGATTGCTCATTAATCTTCTCTCCAAGTTGCCAATCTCTAGGAAGGCTCTGCTGAATCGACTTGTTTTTAGCTTGGGCATACTCAAGGTTGACGTTATCTGGTAGTTGTACGCTGTCGTGAAATTCGGAAAATGAAAAGTCGATCGGACGCACGCTGACGCATCCTTCAAAGAGGCATTCGTCGTAGAACTTCACATCCACGAACTGGGCTACGTCTCCCTTTGGGAATCGTACCTTCTTGAAATTTGCGCGATCGTCGAAGATTGAATCATTGAAGTACGTGAAGTCAACGAATTTGGCGTCCTCGAAGTCTGCGTCTTCGAAATGCGCCTCGTAGAAACTGCAAAATCCGTGGAAAGTGCAATTTAGGAAGTGTGAAAGACCGTAGAACCTTGCGCCGCTGCAATCCATACTGTTTACGGTGCACCCGGTCAAGTCGAAGTCGACGAGGTACGCGCTACGCAGGTTCAGCGTAAGGCTTCCCCAGTACCGTACTTCATCGCGAGGATTCGAGTGGTCGCGGAGGATCTCCTGTGCGGCAAGCCGTGCTAACTTCTCTGCCGACTCTTCCTTTTCGTGATCATCAATCTCGCGAATGTTGCGGCGCTCTCCAAGCTTTAGAACCTTATTCGGATGAGGGATAAATGGAGTCCGCAGGAATGCGCAAATCACATTTACCACCATCTGTCGCAGGTCAGGATTTTCCTGCGCTGTGCGTTCAAGAGCGTATAGGCCG carries:
- a CDS encoding SsgA family sporulation/cell division regulator, coding for MLPTSLNLPMWAELEDCSGEVIELVPVKVKFRYRTDDPFAVVLDFAVGAEQWVRWHIARDLLAEGLAIPPGSADNAGMGDVLVAPCLDVPWRVWISLSSPTGVADFAFKRASLVDALAKTEALVPIGTESDRIDWDREFAALGGEAA
- a CDS encoding FtsK/SpoIIIE domain-containing protein; translated protein: MFIPTNPRPGDDSNREDPMNTPEQEPVNTDQHETVNGKVLPFTPRPDSASNADEIPVQERRDLSRSDVIDAEIVDEEDAEQVRHPVLVDPPTPAKASWWETTRDAKIRPLLPAWARSKAELRDRVKWVAFYTGHTVAYHAVRTPAYAGILLLRSPRGLWRVVVATHRWVYDAEGKPLRAAAVTANEYDKYFKLAEVRAERIRKRGLLAFLTLLVAAAGVYVLASYSTGLAWLLAAAGVALLGKVGTPADKPVLGRAVVTSKAPKLTSDVVVRALAALGISGINQAVAKGQGITFPAPITRDGPGWRAEVDLPHGVTVTDVMERRDKLASGLRRPLGCVWPEPVSEEHAGRLVIWVGDQDMSKAKPATWPLAKSGEADLFKSVPFGTDQRGRPVGVDLMFANMVIGAMPRMGKTFSLRVLVLAAALDPWVELVLWELKGTGDLGMFEKVAHEYGSGADDETLEGAMNSLRRLYKELERRSKTITRIAKENRALCPENKVTPQLSRNRKLGLHPIFAAIDECQELFSHDDYKEEARKLAEGIIKRGPAMGIILVLATQRPDAQSLPPGVSANAGLRFCLRVMGQLENDMVLGTSSYKNGIRATTFGAKDKGIGYLVGASDDPQIVRGYYIDGPAAEKIVDRARALREGHGTITGHAAGEVVADEAARPSYSVIADTASVIRAGEQKVWSETLVDRLAELRPEVYGSWAELDGRAKANQLASALKPFGVDTLQVYGRTEDGKTANRRGVERAAVLAAADRHRTKSNGE
- a CDS encoding NAD-dependent epimerase/dehydratase family protein produces the protein MRVLVTGAAGFLGQAVIAALLDRGHEPVAFIREGGRLPRQQVESAIGDVRDLESLRAVVQSVDGVCHLAALTRVRESFAGPLWYWRTNVLGTLNLLEVLGRKRPEPARLVLASTAAVYGTPETQPISEDAPIAPTNPYGATKAAADLAAANVAATGRLGAISLRAFNIAGAVDGHPDRDFTRLIPKVLAVQAGLAEELGVNGDGTAVRDFVHVADMAHAFVLAIEACTPGEWRAYNVGSGRETSINDVLAAAEQITGRPVRIKRNPPANEPRVLLADSRRIREELGWQAPNSDLSQILSDGWKALTSAYAAPE
- a CDS encoding pentapeptide repeat-containing protein; translation: MPDEKTAVSDSGNRRERKPISNSVIIGFAVALIALTTAITLLLLRFAGAGDESSKGILDAIRTSGTLAVGIGGFFALLLAARRQRTIELDLKNKIDSLILQERIASDNMSHQERLADSSENDTRLRRATDNYVSGMDQLGSPLPHIRLGGLYALERTAQENPDLRQMVVNVICAFLRTPFIPHPNKVLKLGERRNIREIDDHEKEESAEKLARLAAQEILRDHSNPRDEVRYWGSLTLNLRSAYLVDFDLTGCTVNSMDCSGARFYGLSHFLNCTFHGFCSFYEAHFEDADFEDAKFVDFTYFNDSIFDDRANFKKVRFPKGDVAQFVDVKFYDECLFEGCVSVRPIDFSFSEFHDSVQLPDNVNLEYAQAKNKSIQQSLPRDWQLGEKINEQSSFFPIVKKKRA
- a CDS encoding Pycsar system effector family protein gives rise to the protein MDAFGMDAPPVVLRAHEQVRDELRRADTKATTLLSVVGVALAGVVALAKTGMPVPALAALWLSALPIFGAVLVLLATIRPKLSQFPTPGSWLDATLHGPSVLLEAGSYAAEAAAQDVCLLGQLAVDKHTRVKHAVNLLILGAGALAVALVLSVLA
- a CDS encoding helix-turn-helix domain-containing protein, whose product is MAQAVAAPPDGSDAGEVIRWYRQHHNLTQQEAADLLNTTQSWVSKVEKGKLVPGLAELRSIAAKLHIPPERLGILPDHSADAIPKPGQVSEAGAPHESQEHWKLVRRELNANRARLGDLASELYPQAHCIPGTTVLTQPGWLPSAPVELSDIELYWLAEALPKPAITGGINQTESVRPLAADGDRFRLYSRALRDLARPKLLDNRVSYGLAEVDWAGHKGRLGFSYTTYFDVLDVCEAAAHEFADAWLRAGRKRPSLAHLPLRRHIEDPFDLLARPMLPSINTLTIRRDPIDGHRMFLHRRDAKATAVAGGMFHVIPAGVFQPAALAPAHQANDFSLWRNIQREYSEEFLGNPEHDGNALDPIDYEHDEPFRSFATARAAGDFRVFTCAVVLEPLTLWVELLTVAVIEAPVFDQLFAGMVEVNEEGAAVSTEAGRPTVGIPFNSESRERLKSEPLSPISRACIELAWQHRNTLLAS
- a CDS encoding GntR family transcriptional regulator translates to MPIDQHGAQPLSTQIRDDLARRIRAGEFNVGEKIPSLRALAADYGVAELTVHGAIRELQHAGVLESSTGRGTFVRALPDEVASNADALEALRAEVADLRERVEALEKERQSR